One Benincasa hispida cultivar B227 chromosome 5, ASM972705v1, whole genome shotgun sequence genomic window carries:
- the LOC120077345 gene encoding uncharacterized protein LOC120077345 isoform X2: protein MGALAPVAPWTPEDDILLKNAVEAGASLESLAKGAVQFSRRYTVRELQERWHSLLYDPIISEDASMSMIDFERSSSILPSKFNKFGNTKETKSIGGKRKRSVRSCYYALRKRVCNEPFNPMDLSFLVGPSDSNYAVEEPMSGNCIPPTSDDFGLQGSELGILPCNFAQNVMNTDDAEHDFHSGCQHTVEKNFARNLENGQEGISHIMRESLPLSANESHVEEMAPSSGFPVHSLFDNDLEVRHSTFGQLTHDQRAMGSELEDNDVFNSPVSDSGASFHNVEYSSPLPGMPIWRNASAPALPIDVGFADKDIPIGDSFELPDDDGNKNIQNARLAGYDAHSDLKLKIEVQHDHLENPNATAEVYFAELSNSLLNLSNEDELLFMDVDGKDVIDKSYYDGLSSLLLNSPNEVNHDQTSNAINAETVLPSDTMIDPPTACSGELYEKGSDCGVGHLDCSSEAPPSPSASLSSQCPGKGNEPLFCTLNTEDPEIPSNDDVFLPPLTPMGGHFSSTKDFTYNEKSGESQYLARERKNHGQPRISSLSGLHSLPERVEKHLVGGAAANFKLSHSNSRHLSPVNNISSINVNSDAIQPVVFKEENNEISREPDILATLKDHRLSQEGGTRGVFGVDQDGISSTSDQEDSSINSEDDVPHFSDIEAMILDMDLDPEDQDLYLSEEVLKYQHADTKKSIIRLEQGANACMQRSIASHGALAVLYGLHSKHFIKKSEVLLGRATEDVIVDIDLGRVGSGNKISRRQAIIKIDQDGFFSLKNLGKCSISINDKDVAPGHCVRLNSGCLIEIRGMPFIFESHPTRMKQYVVNISKTSHKQEYQS from the exons ATGGGAGCTCTTGCCCCTGTCGCGCCTTGGACTCCTGAAGATGATATTCTGCTCAAGAATGCCGTTGAG GCAGGTGCTTCCTTGGAGTCCCTTGCCAAAGGTGCTGTGCAGTTTTCTCGAAGATATACAGTCAGAGAATTACAAGAAAGATGGCATTCTTTACTGTATGATCCAATTATATCTGAAGATGCATCTATGTCCATGATTGACTTTGAGCGTTCTTCTTCCATTCTTCCGTCAAAGTTCAACAAATTTGGGAATACAAAAGAAACTAAAAGTATTGGTGGGAAGAGAAAACGGAGTGTACGCAGTTGCTATTATGCTTTGCGTAAAAGAGTTTGCAACGAACCATTTAACCCTATGGACCTGAGTTTTCTTGTTGGACCCAGTGATAGCAACTATGCTGTTGAAGAGCCTATGTCAGGAAATTGTATTCCTCCAACATCAGATGATTTTGGACTTCAGGGCTCAGAGCTGGGGATCTTACCATGCAATTTTGCCCAGAATGTGATGAATACTGATGATGCGGAGCACGATTTTCATTCTGGATGTCAACATACAGTTGAAAAGAATTTTGCTAGGAACCTGGAGAATGGACAGGAGGGGATTTCTCACATCATGAGAGAGAGTCTGCCTCTCTCTGCAAATGAATCTCATGTTGAAGAAATGGCTCCATCATCTGGCTTTCCAGTCCATAGTCTCTTTGATAATGATTTGGAGGTGAGACATTCTACTTTTGGGCAACTGACCCATGATCAGAGAGCGATGGGCTCTGAACTAGAGGATAACGATGTCTTTAATTCTCCTGTTTCTGATTCTGGTGCATCATTTCACAATGTTGAGTACTCATCTCCTCTTCCTGGTATGCCAATATGGAGAAATGCCTCAGCACCGGCCTTGCCTATTGATGTTGGCTTTGCAGATAAGGATATACCTATAGGTGACTCTTTTGAACTACCTGATGATGATGGgaacaaaaacattcaaaatgCAAGATTAGCAGGCTATGATGCTCACTCTGACCTAAAGTTGAAGATTGAGGTCCAGCACGATCATTTGGAAAATCCAAATGCCACTGCCGAAGTCTATTTTGCAGAATTGTCCAATTCTCTTTTGAACTTGAGCAATGAAGATGAGCTACTTTTCATGGATGTTGATGGAAAGGACGTGATTGATAAGTCATATTATGATGGTTTGAGCTCGCTTTTGTTGAATTCACCAAATGAAGTCAATCATGATCAAACAAGTAATGCAATTAATGCAGAAACAGTGTTACCATCGGATACAATGATAGATCCCCCCACTGCATGTTCTGGAGAGTTATATGAAAAAGGATCCGACTGTGGTGTTGGACATTTGGATTGTAGTTCAGAAGCTCCTCCATCACCATCTGCATCTTTAAGCAGTCAATGTCCTGGTAAAGGTAACGAACCTCTTTTTTGCACTTTGAACACAGAAGACCCAGAAATCCCGAGCAATGATGACGTTTTTCTACCTCCATTAACACCTATGGGGGGCCACTTTTCATCTACCAAGGATTTCACTTATAATGAGAAATCTGGTGAGTCTCAATACCTTGCGAGGGAGAGGAAAAATCATGGACAACCTCGTATTTCATCTCTATCAGGACTGCATAGTTTGCCTGAAAGAGTTGAAAAGCATCTGGTTGGTGGAGCTGCGGCTAATTTTAAATTATCCCATAGCAACTCCAGGCACTTGTCGCCTGTGAACAATATTAGCTCCATAAATGTAAATAGTGATGCTATCCAACCTGTTGTGTTCAAGGAAGAGAACAATGAAATTTCCCGG GAACCAGATATATTGGCTACATTAAAAGATCATAGGTTATCACAGGAAGGGGGTACTCGAGGTGTTTTTGGTGTAGATCAAGATGGAATATCTTCAACATCTGATCAAGAAGACTCATCTATTAACAGTGAAGACGATGTGCCTCATTTTTCAGATATTGAAGCGATG ATACTTGATATGGACTTGGATCCAGAAGATCAGGATCTTTATTTAAGTGAAGAAG TCTTAAAATACCAACATGCGGACACAAAGAAGAGCATCATAAGACTGGAGCAAGGGGCTAATGCTTGCATGCAAAGATCTATTGCATCTCATGGGGCATTAGCAGTTCTATATGGCCTACATTCGAAGCATTTCATTAAGAAATCAGAG GTTCTATTAGGTAGAGCAACTGAGGATGTCATCGTGGACATTGACTTAGGAAGGGTGGGAAGTGGTAACAAAATATCTCGACGACAG gcaattataaaaattgatcaAGATGGATTTTTCTCCCTGAAGAATCTTGGCAAATGCTCAATCTCCATAAACGACAAGGATGTGGCCCCTGGACACTGTGTGCGACTTAATTCTGGCTGCCTCATTGAG ATAAGGGGAATGCCATTTATATTTGAGTCACACCCAACTCGTATGAAGCAGTATGTTGTTAACATAAGCAAGACATCTCACAAACAGGAGTATCAATCATGA
- the LOC120077345 gene encoding uncharacterized protein LOC120077345 isoform X1 gives MGALAPVAPWTPEDDILLKNAVEAGASLESLAKGAVQFSRRYTVRELQERWHSLLYDPIISEDASMSMIDFERSSSILPSKFNKFGNTKETKSIGGKRKRSVRSCYYALRKRVCNEPFNPMDLSFLVGPSDSNYAVEEPMSGNCIPPTSDDFGLQGSELGILPCNFAQNVMNTDDAEHDFHSGCQHTVEKNFARNLENGQEGISHIMRESLPLSANESHVEEMAPSSGFPVHSLFDNDLEVRHSTFGQLTHDQRAMGSELEDNDVFNSPVSDSGASFHNVEYSSPLPGMPIWRNASAPALPIDVGFADKDIPIGDSFELPDDDGNKNIQNARLAGYDAHSDLKLKIEVQHDHLENPNATAEVYFAELSNSLLNLSNEDELLFMDVDGKDVIDKSYYDGLSSLLLNSPNEVNHDQTSNAINAETVLPSDTMIDPPTACSGELYEKGSDCGVGHLDCSSEAPPSPSASLSSQCPGKGNEPLFCTLNTEDPEIPSNDDVFLPPLTPMGGHFSSTKDFTYNEKSGESQYLARERKNHGQPRISSLSGLHSLPERVEKHLVGGAAANFKLSHSNSRHLSPVNNISSINVNSDAIQPVVFKEENNEISRVNHLGQNFLNTHVEKPGFDSANVKRYPPSAACGIKQEPDILATLKDHRLSQEGGTRGVFGVDQDGISSTSDQEDSSINSEDDVPHFSDIEAMILDMDLDPEDQDLYLSEEVLKYQHADTKKSIIRLEQGANACMQRSIASHGALAVLYGLHSKHFIKKSEVLLGRATEDVIVDIDLGRVGSGNKISRRQAIIKIDQDGFFSLKNLGKCSISINDKDVAPGHCVRLNSGCLIEIRGMPFIFESHPTRMKQYVVNISKTSHKQEYQS, from the exons ATGGGAGCTCTTGCCCCTGTCGCGCCTTGGACTCCTGAAGATGATATTCTGCTCAAGAATGCCGTTGAG GCAGGTGCTTCCTTGGAGTCCCTTGCCAAAGGTGCTGTGCAGTTTTCTCGAAGATATACAGTCAGAGAATTACAAGAAAGATGGCATTCTTTACTGTATGATCCAATTATATCTGAAGATGCATCTATGTCCATGATTGACTTTGAGCGTTCTTCTTCCATTCTTCCGTCAAAGTTCAACAAATTTGGGAATACAAAAGAAACTAAAAGTATTGGTGGGAAGAGAAAACGGAGTGTACGCAGTTGCTATTATGCTTTGCGTAAAAGAGTTTGCAACGAACCATTTAACCCTATGGACCTGAGTTTTCTTGTTGGACCCAGTGATAGCAACTATGCTGTTGAAGAGCCTATGTCAGGAAATTGTATTCCTCCAACATCAGATGATTTTGGACTTCAGGGCTCAGAGCTGGGGATCTTACCATGCAATTTTGCCCAGAATGTGATGAATACTGATGATGCGGAGCACGATTTTCATTCTGGATGTCAACATACAGTTGAAAAGAATTTTGCTAGGAACCTGGAGAATGGACAGGAGGGGATTTCTCACATCATGAGAGAGAGTCTGCCTCTCTCTGCAAATGAATCTCATGTTGAAGAAATGGCTCCATCATCTGGCTTTCCAGTCCATAGTCTCTTTGATAATGATTTGGAGGTGAGACATTCTACTTTTGGGCAACTGACCCATGATCAGAGAGCGATGGGCTCTGAACTAGAGGATAACGATGTCTTTAATTCTCCTGTTTCTGATTCTGGTGCATCATTTCACAATGTTGAGTACTCATCTCCTCTTCCTGGTATGCCAATATGGAGAAATGCCTCAGCACCGGCCTTGCCTATTGATGTTGGCTTTGCAGATAAGGATATACCTATAGGTGACTCTTTTGAACTACCTGATGATGATGGgaacaaaaacattcaaaatgCAAGATTAGCAGGCTATGATGCTCACTCTGACCTAAAGTTGAAGATTGAGGTCCAGCACGATCATTTGGAAAATCCAAATGCCACTGCCGAAGTCTATTTTGCAGAATTGTCCAATTCTCTTTTGAACTTGAGCAATGAAGATGAGCTACTTTTCATGGATGTTGATGGAAAGGACGTGATTGATAAGTCATATTATGATGGTTTGAGCTCGCTTTTGTTGAATTCACCAAATGAAGTCAATCATGATCAAACAAGTAATGCAATTAATGCAGAAACAGTGTTACCATCGGATACAATGATAGATCCCCCCACTGCATGTTCTGGAGAGTTATATGAAAAAGGATCCGACTGTGGTGTTGGACATTTGGATTGTAGTTCAGAAGCTCCTCCATCACCATCTGCATCTTTAAGCAGTCAATGTCCTGGTAAAGGTAACGAACCTCTTTTTTGCACTTTGAACACAGAAGACCCAGAAATCCCGAGCAATGATGACGTTTTTCTACCTCCATTAACACCTATGGGGGGCCACTTTTCATCTACCAAGGATTTCACTTATAATGAGAAATCTGGTGAGTCTCAATACCTTGCGAGGGAGAGGAAAAATCATGGACAACCTCGTATTTCATCTCTATCAGGACTGCATAGTTTGCCTGAAAGAGTTGAAAAGCATCTGGTTGGTGGAGCTGCGGCTAATTTTAAATTATCCCATAGCAACTCCAGGCACTTGTCGCCTGTGAACAATATTAGCTCCATAAATGTAAATAGTGATGCTATCCAACCTGTTGTGTTCAAGGAAGAGAACAATGAAATTTCCCGGGTAAATCATCTTGGCCAGAATTTTTTAAATACTCATGTAGAGAAGCCAGGTTTTGATTCTGCCAATGTTAAAAGATATCCACCAAGTGCTGCTTGTGGCATTAAACAGGAACCAGATATATTGGCTACATTAAAAGATCATAGGTTATCACAGGAAGGGGGTACTCGAGGTGTTTTTGGTGTAGATCAAGATGGAATATCTTCAACATCTGATCAAGAAGACTCATCTATTAACAGTGAAGACGATGTGCCTCATTTTTCAGATATTGAAGCGATG ATACTTGATATGGACTTGGATCCAGAAGATCAGGATCTTTATTTAAGTGAAGAAG TCTTAAAATACCAACATGCGGACACAAAGAAGAGCATCATAAGACTGGAGCAAGGGGCTAATGCTTGCATGCAAAGATCTATTGCATCTCATGGGGCATTAGCAGTTCTATATGGCCTACATTCGAAGCATTTCATTAAGAAATCAGAG GTTCTATTAGGTAGAGCAACTGAGGATGTCATCGTGGACATTGACTTAGGAAGGGTGGGAAGTGGTAACAAAATATCTCGACGACAG gcaattataaaaattgatcaAGATGGATTTTTCTCCCTGAAGAATCTTGGCAAATGCTCAATCTCCATAAACGACAAGGATGTGGCCCCTGGACACTGTGTGCGACTTAATTCTGGCTGCCTCATTGAG ATAAGGGGAATGCCATTTATATTTGAGTCACACCCAACTCGTATGAAGCAGTATGTTGTTAACATAAGCAAGACATCTCACAAACAGGAGTATCAATCATGA
- the LOC120077345 gene encoding uncharacterized protein LOC120077345 isoform X3, with amino-acid sequence MSMIDFERSSSILPSKFNKFGNTKETKSIGGKRKRSVRSCYYALRKRVCNEPFNPMDLSFLVGPSDSNYAVEEPMSGNCIPPTSDDFGLQGSELGILPCNFAQNVMNTDDAEHDFHSGCQHTVEKNFARNLENGQEGISHIMRESLPLSANESHVEEMAPSSGFPVHSLFDNDLEVRHSTFGQLTHDQRAMGSELEDNDVFNSPVSDSGASFHNVEYSSPLPGMPIWRNASAPALPIDVGFADKDIPIGDSFELPDDDGNKNIQNARLAGYDAHSDLKLKIEVQHDHLENPNATAEVYFAELSNSLLNLSNEDELLFMDVDGKDVIDKSYYDGLSSLLLNSPNEVNHDQTSNAINAETVLPSDTMIDPPTACSGELYEKGSDCGVGHLDCSSEAPPSPSASLSSQCPGKGNEPLFCTLNTEDPEIPSNDDVFLPPLTPMGGHFSSTKDFTYNEKSGESQYLARERKNHGQPRISSLSGLHSLPERVEKHLVGGAAANFKLSHSNSRHLSPVNNISSINVNSDAIQPVVFKEENNEISRVNHLGQNFLNTHVEKPGFDSANVKRYPPSAACGIKQEPDILATLKDHRLSQEGGTRGVFGVDQDGISSTSDQEDSSINSEDDVPHFSDIEAMILDMDLDPEDQDLYLSEEVLKYQHADTKKSIIRLEQGANACMQRSIASHGALAVLYGLHSKHFIKKSEVLLGRATEDVIVDIDLGRVGSGNKISRRQAIIKIDQDGFFSLKNLGKCSISINDKDVAPGHCVRLNSGCLIEIRGMPFIFESHPTRMKQYVVNISKTSHKQEYQS; translated from the exons ATGTCCATGATTGACTTTGAGCGTTCTTCTTCCATTCTTCCGTCAAAGTTCAACAAATTTGGGAATACAAAAGAAACTAAAAGTATTGGTGGGAAGAGAAAACGGAGTGTACGCAGTTGCTATTATGCTTTGCGTAAAAGAGTTTGCAACGAACCATTTAACCCTATGGACCTGAGTTTTCTTGTTGGACCCAGTGATAGCAACTATGCTGTTGAAGAGCCTATGTCAGGAAATTGTATTCCTCCAACATCAGATGATTTTGGACTTCAGGGCTCAGAGCTGGGGATCTTACCATGCAATTTTGCCCAGAATGTGATGAATACTGATGATGCGGAGCACGATTTTCATTCTGGATGTCAACATACAGTTGAAAAGAATTTTGCTAGGAACCTGGAGAATGGACAGGAGGGGATTTCTCACATCATGAGAGAGAGTCTGCCTCTCTCTGCAAATGAATCTCATGTTGAAGAAATGGCTCCATCATCTGGCTTTCCAGTCCATAGTCTCTTTGATAATGATTTGGAGGTGAGACATTCTACTTTTGGGCAACTGACCCATGATCAGAGAGCGATGGGCTCTGAACTAGAGGATAACGATGTCTTTAATTCTCCTGTTTCTGATTCTGGTGCATCATTTCACAATGTTGAGTACTCATCTCCTCTTCCTGGTATGCCAATATGGAGAAATGCCTCAGCACCGGCCTTGCCTATTGATGTTGGCTTTGCAGATAAGGATATACCTATAGGTGACTCTTTTGAACTACCTGATGATGATGGgaacaaaaacattcaaaatgCAAGATTAGCAGGCTATGATGCTCACTCTGACCTAAAGTTGAAGATTGAGGTCCAGCACGATCATTTGGAAAATCCAAATGCCACTGCCGAAGTCTATTTTGCAGAATTGTCCAATTCTCTTTTGAACTTGAGCAATGAAGATGAGCTACTTTTCATGGATGTTGATGGAAAGGACGTGATTGATAAGTCATATTATGATGGTTTGAGCTCGCTTTTGTTGAATTCACCAAATGAAGTCAATCATGATCAAACAAGTAATGCAATTAATGCAGAAACAGTGTTACCATCGGATACAATGATAGATCCCCCCACTGCATGTTCTGGAGAGTTATATGAAAAAGGATCCGACTGTGGTGTTGGACATTTGGATTGTAGTTCAGAAGCTCCTCCATCACCATCTGCATCTTTAAGCAGTCAATGTCCTGGTAAAGGTAACGAACCTCTTTTTTGCACTTTGAACACAGAAGACCCAGAAATCCCGAGCAATGATGACGTTTTTCTACCTCCATTAACACCTATGGGGGGCCACTTTTCATCTACCAAGGATTTCACTTATAATGAGAAATCTGGTGAGTCTCAATACCTTGCGAGGGAGAGGAAAAATCATGGACAACCTCGTATTTCATCTCTATCAGGACTGCATAGTTTGCCTGAAAGAGTTGAAAAGCATCTGGTTGGTGGAGCTGCGGCTAATTTTAAATTATCCCATAGCAACTCCAGGCACTTGTCGCCTGTGAACAATATTAGCTCCATAAATGTAAATAGTGATGCTATCCAACCTGTTGTGTTCAAGGAAGAGAACAATGAAATTTCCCGGGTAAATCATCTTGGCCAGAATTTTTTAAATACTCATGTAGAGAAGCCAGGTTTTGATTCTGCCAATGTTAAAAGATATCCACCAAGTGCTGCTTGTGGCATTAAACAGGAACCAGATATATTGGCTACATTAAAAGATCATAGGTTATCACAGGAAGGGGGTACTCGAGGTGTTTTTGGTGTAGATCAAGATGGAATATCTTCAACATCTGATCAAGAAGACTCATCTATTAACAGTGAAGACGATGTGCCTCATTTTTCAGATATTGAAGCGATG ATACTTGATATGGACTTGGATCCAGAAGATCAGGATCTTTATTTAAGTGAAGAAG TCTTAAAATACCAACATGCGGACACAAAGAAGAGCATCATAAGACTGGAGCAAGGGGCTAATGCTTGCATGCAAAGATCTATTGCATCTCATGGGGCATTAGCAGTTCTATATGGCCTACATTCGAAGCATTTCATTAAGAAATCAGAG GTTCTATTAGGTAGAGCAACTGAGGATGTCATCGTGGACATTGACTTAGGAAGGGTGGGAAGTGGTAACAAAATATCTCGACGACAG gcaattataaaaattgatcaAGATGGATTTTTCTCCCTGAAGAATCTTGGCAAATGCTCAATCTCCATAAACGACAAGGATGTGGCCCCTGGACACTGTGTGCGACTTAATTCTGGCTGCCTCATTGAG ATAAGGGGAATGCCATTTATATTTGAGTCACACCCAACTCGTATGAAGCAGTATGTTGTTAACATAAGCAAGACATCTCACAAACAGGAGTATCAATCATGA